GGGGCGGCTTCGACGGGCTCGCCGGTTCGGGCGTCGGTGATGCGCAGCACGGCCTGAGCGTAGGCGGGCGGAAGGCCGTACGCATGCATGTTCGCTCCACTCCGGCCGAGGTGGCGGGATTCACCCCGGTCTGTCCGGTACACCGAGGTGTGTGACCTCGTCGGCGTTCACCCGTTCGCCCATCCCGCCTTTCGCCGGGGCCGGTGGGGCGTGTGGGGTGGGAGGACCGACCAGTACCCCGGCCGAGACGATCCCGGAGAGTTCCGATGACCGACCGCCGCACGTTCCCCCACAGACCTCCATCGCCGATGCCCGTCCGGCGGCGACTGGTGCTCCTCCTGTTGACCGCCGTGCTCTTCCCGACGGGCGTCGCCGCCGCTGGGGAGTTCTCCGCAGGGGATCTGGGCGGCGGCGTGACCATCGTGCCGGGCCGGTCCGGGCTGGTGGAGATCAGCGGGTACGACGGTGCCGACCTGCCGGCCGGGTCCTCGCTGCGGCTGACCGCGCCCGCCGGGGCCCGGGTCACCGGTACGCCCCTGGCCGACACGGCACGGTTCCAGGGCTCGGTGACCGCCGACGGCGCGACCGGCACATACACCTACGTCCGTGACTCGGGGCCCGGTTCGTGGAAGGACGGCGGCTATCCGTTCGCGCTGGCCGTGGACGCGCGGGCGGTGCCGGGGACGCGGCTGCCCGGGTGCGCCGTCGTGCTGACCGACGCGGGTGGGGCCCGTCGCGCGTCCGGCAGCTGCACCGTGACCGTCGGCATGCCCGTGCCGACGCTGACCGAACCGGCGGGCGGCACCTTCGTGCCCGGCGCGGCGCGGCTCGCCGGGACCTCCTATCCCGGGGCGCGGGTGAGCGTCCTGGACGCCGCCGAGCGCAAGGTGTGCGCGGGCGTCGCACGCATCGACGGCACCTGGTCGTGCATCCCGGACACCCCACTGCCCGAGGGCGCCAACCGACTGCACGCCAGCGCAGCCTTCAACGGGGTCTCGGCGGTCGGCGAGGACGTCGACTTCACCGTGACCGCCAGGACCGCCTGAGGCGCACCGGTTCAGCGGACGGCGACAAGCTCCCGCAAGGTCTTCGCTACGACAGCCGGGTCCTCCTCCGCCATGAAGTGGCCGCAGGTCACGGTCTCGTGCC
The nucleotide sequence above comes from Streptomyces sp. N50. Encoded proteins:
- a CDS encoding carboxypeptidase regulatory-like domain-containing protein, with protein sequence MTDRRTFPHRPPSPMPVRRRLVLLLLTAVLFPTGVAAAGEFSAGDLGGGVTIVPGRSGLVEISGYDGADLPAGSSLRLTAPAGARVTGTPLADTARFQGSVTADGATGTYTYVRDSGPGSWKDGGYPFALAVDARAVPGTRLPGCAVVLTDAGGARRASGSCTVTVGMPVPTLTEPAGGTFVPGAARLAGTSYPGARVSVLDAAERKVCAGVARIDGTWSCIPDTPLPEGANRLHASAAFNGVSAVGEDVDFTVTARTA